GCACCGAGCCGCGACTAGGCGACCCGGTGCCGCTGGCAGGCCGCCGCAGCGACGAGGTGGTGGCCGCCTTCATGATTCACCCCATGACGCTGGAAAACTTCTGGAGTGCGCGCCGCTTCGCCTGGCTGCGGCCGCTGGTGGAGCGCGGGGTCATCAGCGAAAAGGGCGTGCGGCAGCTTGCCGAGAGCCTACGCCCCATGAAAGTGGGCGAACTGCACGGCATCCGCACCGTGGACGGCAAGAGCATCCGCTGTTATCTGCTGTCCAGCCCCCTGCTGCCCGATGTCTTCCGGGATCAGCCGGAGCTGGCCACCCGCCGCGCCATTGAGGGCGCGCGGCTGGCCCAGGAACTGGGTGCCGAGGTCTTTGGCCTGGGCGCGTTCTGGTCCGTGGTGGGCAACAAGGGCGTGGACGTGCAGGCGGCGGTGCCGGACATCACGATCACCAACGGCGGCGCCTACACCTCGGGGACCATCAAGGCCGCCATTCCGGGCATTCTGGAGCACTTTGCCGCCCAGGGCCGCGACCTGAAACAGGCGACGGCCGGCGTGGTGGGCGCCAACGGCGTGGTGGCGTTTGGAATTGCCCGCACCATTGCCCCGCAGGTGGGCAAACTGATCATGATTGGCCGCGACCCGGAGCGCCTGGAACGCAGCGCCGCCACCCTGCGCCGCGCCGCCAAAACCACCGAGATTGTCACTACCACGAGTTACGACACCCTGAAAGAAGCCGACCTGATCTTTACGGCCACCAGCGACCCCAACCCCGTAATTTTCCCGCCGCATGTCAAGCCGGGCGCCTGGATTTTCGATGAGGGCCGCCCCGCCGATGCCCACGAAAGCGTGCAGGCCGTTCCTGGCGTGCGCGTTATCCCCGGCGGCGTGGTGCGCCCCCCCGGCGGCATGACCAGCAACATCGACCTGCAATTCGGTGAGGGGCAGGTGCCGGCCTGCCTGGCCGAGACCCTGATTATTGCCGCCACGGGGGAGCACTGGCGCAAGAGCCTGGGACCGCAGACCCTGAGCGAGAACATCAATTTCTTTGTGGAGCAGGCGGACAAACTGGGCTTTCAGGTCGTGGAGTAAAGGCACAGCAGATCGGGAGAGCCCGAACGGGCTTGATCGCTTCCAGCTGTCCTATGACGAGGCGGCGCGGTGTCATCTAATCTTTTAGATCAACGCTGCAACCTACCTCTCACTGAGGCAAGACCAGCTTGAGGCGGGTTGGAGCAGCTCGCCACCTGCTCCTCCGGGTCTGGTGAGCTCCACTCCGCATTCCCTTGGCCTTCACCTGCACGGCCCATCTCTAAAGGTCCCGTCAGGCACTCTGGGCGGCCGGGCTCTCCCAACCCTCTAGGCTGCGCGAGAATGAGGTGGTTGGTGTCTCTGGCAGTGCTGTGGGTGGTGGCCGGGGCGGGAGCGGCGCCGCTCCCCCTGTGGCTGGGTCCGGCCCGGCCGCCCGTGGCCATCAACTGGCCCGCAGACGCCTGTGCCGAGCCCACAGACCCCCTGGAACGGGCTGTGTGGGCGGTGGTGCGCGCGCAGGGCGGCAGTGACGTGTCCTGCGGCAACGCCTTCATCGGCTATCTCCGCACGCCGCAAAGTCTGGACACCCCCCAGGACGCTTTTGCTGGCCTGGCCGAGCAGATCGAGGCCGCCCGCTCAGAGGTGCTGCTGACCAACATGCAGTGGGACAGCGGCCCAGGAACGCCCGGCTGGACGGTGGCGCAGGCGGTGGCCCGGCTTTACGCGTGGGTGAGGGCCAACCCGGCGGCGTACCCGCACGGCATGACAGTTCGCCTGCTCCTGGGCAATTACCCCCAACTGTCGCGCCCGGACGGCACCGATCAGATTCTGGCCCTGATGCAAGATCTCAGGACGGCGGGCGTGCCCCTCAGCGACCCGCAGATCGGCTGGGCACTCACTCTGCTGCGCTTTGCCTCTTTTCCCCACAGCCACGTCAAGTTGCAGGTGATCGACGGCCAGGACCTGACCGTGGCCGGCTTTAACCTGACGAACTGGCATCTGCCGGTGGGCGCTCCCGGCGGCTGGGGCCTGCACGACCTGGGGCTGCACCTGCGCGGGCCTGTGGCGCAGGCGGGTGTGGCGGCCTTCGACGATCTTCAGCGGCACAGCCTGGCGCTCGTGTGCCCTGACAACGTAACCCCCGCCGAGGTCCGGCGGCGCTGCACGCTTGGCCCCGCCCCAGCGCCCAGCCACCCTGCCCCGGCAACCGAGCCGACACGGACCGGGGACGCCCGCGCCTTCGTGCTCTACCGCCGCCCCGGCGGAGAAAACCTGGCCGACGAGGCCCACCTGGCCCTGCTGGGGGCCGCTCAGACCAGCCTCGACCTGATGCAGTCGGATTTTGGCACCGACCTCGCCTGCTGGTACGCCTACCTGCACCCCGAAGGCTGCGTGACGGAGGCCTTGCCCGTGTATTTCTGGGCGGTGCTGAACGCGCTGGACCGTGGCGTGCAGGTGCGGCTCTTGGTCGTGGATTACGGCGTGGGCGCCGCCGCTAACCGCTCCGGGGTGGCGCTGCTGCGCCGGGAAATGGCCCGGCGCAGCGTTCCGGCAGACCGGCTCCAGGCGCGCTACTCCACCTTTCCCATGCACACCAAGGCCATGACCGTGGACGGCAGCATGACCCTAGTGGGCAGCATGAACTTTCATTTCAGCGCCTGGGGCACGCTGGGCCTGGCCGAGGCCGCGCTGGCGACGAGCGACCCGGCGGCGGTGGCTGGGCAGCAGGCCAGTTTCGAGCAGGCGTGGCTCACCGGCAGCCGGCCCATTCCCCCCGAGCGCTGGCAGGCGCCGGGCACCACCTTCTGAGCCTGGGGCGCGCACTACACTGTCCGGCATGAGGGTTGTGGAGAAAAGCGCTGGTCAGAGGCAGGCGGTCAGACATGGTTGAGCGGCTGCATCTGGCCAAACCCCGCGGCTTTTGCGCGGGCGTGGTCATGGCGATTCAGGCGGTGGAAAAGGCGGCCCAGACCGAGGCCCGGCCGGTGACGGTCTACCATTCCATCGTGCACAACCACACGGTCGTAGAGCGGCTTCAGGCCGGCTACAACGTGCATTTTGTCGAGGACCTGGACGGGGTGGACGCCCTACCCCAGGGCGGCGAAACGGTAGTGTTCAGCGCCCACGGCATCAGCCCGGCGGTGCGCGAGCGGGCGCGGGCGCTGGGGCTGGCCACCATTGACGCCACCTGTCCTCTGGTGACCAAGGTGCACACCGAGGCCAAGAAATACGCCCGTGAGGGGTACACCATCTTGCTGATCGGCGACAGCGCCCAGCATCAGGAAGTGATCGGCACGCGCGGCGAGGCCCCAGAGCACACCATTCTGGTGGGCGTGCTGGGCAAACGTGGCGAAGGCCTGCACGACCCCCACACCGTCGAGGTGCCCGACCCAGAGCGCCTGGTGGTGCTGACCCAGACGACCCTCAGCGTGGACGACACCCGCCGCACGGTCGACGTGCTGCGCGGGCGCTTTCCAGCGTTGGTGGTGCCCCCCAGCGAGGACCTGTGCTACGCCACCAAGAACCGCCAGGACGCGGTCAAGGCGATTGCCCCGCAGGTGGACATGTTTCTGGTGCTCACCAGCACCCATTCCAGCAACGGCATGCGCCTGCTGGAACTAGCCGCCGAGACCTGTGGCCGGGCCGAGCGCCTGGAAACAGCCGCCGACCTGGCCGGACTGGACTTTGCAGGTGTGCGCTCGGTGGGCATTACGAGCGCCGCCAGCACCCCCGACGACCTCGTGCAGGCGGTGGTAGCGCACTTCCGCGCACTCAACCCGGCGCTGGAAGTCATTGAAGAAGGTGAGTGGGAAAACATCGAATTCCGTGAGCCGAAGAAGATGCTGCCCACACAGCCGCTGCCGCGCACCATGCAGTGAGACGGATTTCGTCCATTTCCGCAATCTCTGGGAGGGCACCTAATGTTCCTCCAGTACCCGGAAATCCGTCCTCTTTCCTCTCTCCGGTCGAAAAAACGCCGTCACAGGTGGCGGAGTTCTTCGGAACTGGTCTGAGGAGGCGCCCTTGACCGTGCAGGACGCCTTGGGCTTCGCCTTCCGCCTGTTCGTGGTGTGGCAGGTGGTGTGGGGCCTGGTGGCTTTTGTGGCCATGTGGCGTGATAAGCGGCTGGCCCAGGAACGCCGAACCAGAATCCCAGAAGCGCAGCTGCACCGCCTGGAAGCCTGGGGCGGCTGGCTGGGGTCAGGCCTGGCGCAGGTGACGCTGCGGCACAAAACGCGCAAGAAGGTCTACCAGCGCGTTTTTCGTCGTTCCGCCAGCCTCTGGCTGATCGCCTGGCTTGTCCTGGGCATCCTTCAGGTTCTCTAGTCTATCAAACGCTATCCAGTTAGCCATATTTTCTTTCATGCGCTAAGATCTTTGGCATGATTGTGGTGAAAGTCGGCGGAAGCGCCGGAATTGATTACGACGCCGTGTGTGCCGACCTGGCCGGACGCTGGCGAGCAGGCGAGCGCCTGATTCTGGTTCATGGCGGCAGCGGCGAGACCAACCGGGTGGCCGAGGCGCTGGGGCACCCGCCCCGGTTTGTGATCAGTCCCAGCGGCTACACCAGCCGCTTCACCGACCGCCAGACGCTGGAAATCTTTGAGATGGTGTACTGCGGCAAGATGAATAAGGGCATCGTGGAGCGCCTGCAGCGCCTGGGCGTGAACGCGGTGGGCCTGTCGGGGCTGGACGGCCGCATCTTTGAAGGCCGGCACAAAGACAGCGTGCGGGCCGTGGAAAATGGCAAGGTGAAGGTGCTGCGCGGCGACCACACCGGCACCGTGGAGCGGGTGAACACGGGCCTCTTGGACTTGCTGCTGGGCGCGGGATACCTGCCGGTGCTGACGCCGCCCGCCAGCTCCTACGACGGCGTGGCCATCAACGTGGACGGCGACCGCGCCGCCGCCGCCCTGGCCGTGGCCCTGAAAGCCGACGCCCTGCTGCTGCTCTCTAATGTTCCGGGGCTGCTGCGCGCCTACCCCGACGAGAGCAGCCTGATTCGCCAGATTCCAGCGAATGACGTGGAACAGTACCTGGACTTTGCGCAGGACCGCATGAAAAAGAAGGTGCTGGGGGCCGCTGAGGCCGTGCAGGGTGGGGTCCGCCGCGTCATCTTCGGGGATGCCCGCGCGGGCCAGCCCATCACCGCCGCCCTGAACGGCGCGGGCACGGTGGTGTCCTAGCGTGAAGGCGGGTGCTATGCTTGCGCGCCGATGCCCAGCGCCCCTGAACTGCTGCACTTTCTGACGGTCCGGGGTGGCCGGGAATACCGCGTCACCGCCCTGCTGCGGGCCGGTCGCGGCAAGAAAGCCACCGTGCGCGAACTGGGCGACTACCGCCTGACCGTGCGCGGCGAAACGGTGCAGGCCACAGGCCCCAGCGGGCAGACCCGGCACCTCAGTCCCGAGGAGTTTCTGAACGTGTTCGGCTCCTATACCTTTACCCCTGCCGAGCCGACTGGTCTGATGACCGACCTGGGACCGCTGTTCGGCTAGCGGCAGGCCAAAGGCCCAGCGCAGAGTGTCTGGGCCCCTTGGCGTTACCGGGTTAAGGCTGCCGGTTCTGGGCGGCCGCCAGGTCAAAGGCGGCCAGCTTCACCTTCACCTCGCGCGTCTGGCCTGCACGCTGCACCGTCAGCGTCACGGTGTCGCCAATCTGCTTGTTGATAACCGTGCGCGGCAGGTCGCCCGCGTCGGTCAGAGGCTGGCCGTCCACGGCGACAATCACGTCGCCGTCGTTGGCGGCGGTGCGCTGGCCGTTTGGCCCAGTGGTCACGGTGCTGCCGCGCAGACCCGCCGCCGCTGCTGGGCTGCCAGGGTACACCTGCGCCACCAGCGCCCCCTGCTCGGGCAGCTTGGCCTGCTCGCGCTGCTCATCGGTCAGGGAAGCCACGGGGGCAAACTGAATGCCCAGACTGGGCGTCTGAATCACGGCGTCGTGGCCGCCCTTCCCGGCCTGCAACTGGGGCAGCAGCTTCTTGACCGTATTCACCGGAATGGCGAAGCCCACCCCCGCACTCTGGCCGATCCCACCTGTCAGAATCTGGGTGTTCACGCCGATCACCTGCCCGGCACTGTTGAGCAGCGGGCCGCCGCTGTTGCCGGGGTTGATGGCGGCGTCGGTCTGAATCACCGACTGCTCGACGCCTTTCGTGCCCACCCGCACCGTGCGTTCCAGGCTGCTGATAATGCCCTCAGAGACGCTGAAATCCAGACCAAACGGCGCACCCATCGCAATGGCCTTGAGGCCCACATCCAGCCCTTCGCTGTCACCCAGCGGAATGGCTTTTGCGGCGCCCTGCGGCAGCCCCTCGGCACGAATCAGGGCCAGGTCAAAGTCGGGGGCGCGGGCCACCACCTTGGCCGGGTAGGTCTTGGTGCTGCCGTGCAGGCGCACCGTGATCTCACTGGCGCCCTCCACGACATGATTGTTCGTGATGATGTCGCCGCTGCTCGTGACGAAAAAGCCGCTGCCAGTGCCGGTCTGGGCCTGTCCCCCCTCGTCGTCGTCGGGCAGGCCGAAGTCAAAGGGCAGCTGCTGCTGAAGCCGCTCGCGCAGCTGGGCCTGGGCGCTGCCCGTGTCGCTCTCGGTCACGCTGATATAGACCAGGCCGTCCTGGCGCGCCTTGACCACTTGCACGGTGTTCGCTTCGGATTCGGTGCGGGCGCGGGTCTCGGCCGCTGGCGTGGTGGCCAGCGCCGTCACCATCTCGCCAGAGGTGGCTGTAGGGGCGGGAGCCTGAGCTGAGGTGACGGCCGGCGCCCCCTGATTCAGCGCGCGGTCACGGATGTCATAGCCCACCAGAGCGCCCACGGTGAGACTGCCAGTCAGGGCCAGAAGGGACAGGGTGCGGTTCATAGCCAGACTCTGCTGCCTGGGGGTTACGCCAGTGTTAAAACGCAGGGCGCATCACCACGGCTTAAGCTGCGCTCAAGACCAGGCATCAATACAAACAGTGAAAAGACCTCGCCCTGGTAAGGAGCGAGGCCCTGTTGGAAGACTGGCTGCTGTTGGTCAGATGGTGAGACCAGCCGCACGCTGAGAGGTCAGCGCCAGGCCAGTCAGCCAGTTTTGACCCGAAGTGAATCGCCTTTGAAAGCAATTCCCTTCCGGGCAAAGTTACTTCTTGCGCTTGGTGGCAGGTTTCTTGCCGCCGCCACCCGTGGTGCGCTCTTTGGCGTCGCGCATAAAGGAGCGCAGCTTGGCCTCGAACTGAGGGCTTTGCCGGCCGATGGCGCGGGGGCGGGGCACCTCCTCGGGTTCTTCCAGCAGCTCCTTGATGGACAGGTCCAGGCGGCCACGCTCGTCGCGGCCCAGCACCTTAACTTCCACGTTCTCGCCCTCGCGGACGTGATCGTGGATGTTCCGCACAAAGGAGTGCGCGATTTGTGAGATATGGACCAGGCCCGTCTCACCGTTCTCGAACTGGATAAACGCGCCGAAATCCGTCACGCGCGTGACGCGGCCCTCCGCGACCGCGCCGGAATCAAGCTGCACCAAAGGAGGTCTCCTTAAAAAGCATGGAACTCATGGTACACCATCCCCCGCCCCCCGTGCGCAGTTCCTGAGAATGAAGGGCAGAGGCGCACAGTGAAAGGCCCCTCGCCACCCCTTGCCTACCGTCAATCAGGACCTGTGTTGGACGCGGTCAAAGTGCATTTAAGACGGCCTCGTTGGCTCCTTCCAGCCAGGTCAGCCGGTACAGCCCATGAGAGCCCGCGCTAGATTGGCCTCATGAAATTGCGCGGCACTCTGGGCGGGCTCAACCTCTTGCTGGAACCCGGCGATACCGGCCCGGCGGTGACCGAGGCGCTGGGCGTGCGTGCCGACCTGCTGGCCAGCCACGTCACGGTCGAGATTCAGGGTGACGCCGACCCAGACGCCCTGGACGCCGCCCTGCAGGCCATTCGGGCGGCGGGCGGCACGCCGGGCCGGGTGCGCGCCCCGCGCGTGAGCGTGCCGGCTCCGGCCCAGAGTGACGCCCCCGCCACGCCAGGCCCAGCCCGCACCCAGATTGTGCCCCACACGCTGCGCGCCGGCTTCCGTGAGACGTATCCCGGCAGCGTGATTGTGCTGGGCGACGTGAATCCAGGCGCCGAAATTCTGGCAGGCGGCGACGTGATCGTGGTGGGCGCCCTGCGCGGCCTGGCCCACGCGGGCACCGGAGGCAACGGCGACGCCATCGTGTGGGCGCGGCCGATTGCCAGCGCCCAGATCCGCATTGGCGACGCCGTGGCCCGCGCGCCCGAGGGCAGCAGCCTGAGCAACATGCGCCACCGCGACGATCAGCCCCTGGCCGAGATTGCCCGCTTGCAAGACGGCGTTATTCAGATTGACGTGCAGAAATAGGGCGTGGGACGCGGGCTTGTCCCGTACCCCGCGTTCTTACACCCCGGCCGGAAACTGCACGCCGCCCAGCAGGCGGTTCAGGTGCGCGGCGTGGGCCAGCAGGGGCGCGTCGGCGCCCGCAGGGGCCACCAGCAGGATGCCGCCGGGCTGGGCGCCGTTCTGGGCAGGCACCGGCAGGGCCAGGCTGGGGTACCCCGCCTTTGCCGCCAGGTGATAGCCGCGAATGCCGGGAAAAACCACCAGGTCCAGGCCCTGCGCGAACAGGGCGTCAAACCCGCGCGTGCGGGTCAGGGTCAGGTCGCGTGCGCGCGCCAGGCGGTAGGCGGCCTCGCTGCCGTCGCCGCGTGTGGCCTGGGCGGCGTGCAGCAGGGTCTGGCCGTAGCGCAGCAGCGTTTCGGGGTCGCGGCCCCCGGCCTCGATCACCTCGGCCAGGCTGCGCGGCCCGCTGGTCACGCCCGCCAGGTAGGCGTTCAGGTCGCCCTTGAACTCGTATTCCAGCACCTCCATGCCCACACCCACCGCCTTCAGGTCGGTGCGGGTGGGGAACTTCAGGTCGTGCAGGGTGGCGCCCGCCGCGCGCATGGTCTGCACCGCCCTGTCGAGCGCCTGCGTTTCTGACTCGCTGAGGCTGTCCTCGTCGCGCAGGATGCCGATGGCCGCGCCGTCCAGTGCGCCTTCGGTCAGGGCCAGGTCGGGCACAGGCAGGCGGCGCGTGGCCTCGTCACGGTCGTCGGGACCGGCCATCACGGAGAGCAGCAGCGCGGCGTCGCGCACACTGCGCGTGAGGGGGCCAGCCGTGTCCTGACTGTGGCTGATGGGCACGACGCCGGTGCGCGGGATTAACCCCAGGGTGGGCTTCAGACCGATGACGCCGTTCTGGTGCGCCGGACTGACGATGCTGCCACTGGTTTCGGTGCCAATCGCCGCCACGCACAGGCGGGCCGCCACCGCCACGCCGCTGCCGGCGCTGCTGCCGCCGGTGTCCAGGCCCGCGCCCCAAGGGTTGACGGCCTGCCCGCCGGCGCTGGAATAGCCGTTGGGCATGCCCAGGGTCATGAAATTGGCCCACTCCGTCAGGTTGGCCTTGCCCAGAATCACAGCGCCCGCCGCGCGCAGCCGGGCCACCAGCGGGGCGTCGGTGGCCGGCATATGCCCGCGCATCAGGGCGCTGCCGGCCGTGGTGGGCAGGCCCGCCACGTCGATATTGTCCTTGACCAGCACCGGCACCCCATGCAGCGCGCCGCGCCGCCCGGCAGGTAGACGGTCCAGGGCGTCGGCGTCGGCCTGGGCCTGTGGGTTTACGGCAATCACGGCACGCAGGCGTGGGTTGTGGGCATTCAGACGGGAGAGGTACAGCCGCGCCACCTCGGCGCAGGTCAGGTCACCCCGGCGGGTAGCAGCAGCCAGCGTCACGGCGTCCAGGTCCAGAATCGGGTCAGGGATGGTAGGGGTCACGGCCCTCACGATACGTCTATGCGCGGCCGCTGGCGGGCACAGGCCGCTGCGCTAGCGTGGCGGGCATGACTGCCGCGCCCGCTCCCACCGCCTTTCAGGGCAACCCCGGTTCTTACGGCGAGATTGCCGCGCTGCATGCCGTCCCCGGCGCTGCCGAGACGCGCGGTTACCCCACCTTTCATGAGGTGGCGCGCGCCGTGGAAAGCGGCGAGGCCGCCTGCGGCGTGCTGCCTGTGGAAAACAGCCTGATGGGCGCCATCCACCAGAGCATTGACCTGCTCAGTGAAACCGACCTGCATGTGGTCGGCGAGGTGGTCGTGCGCGTGTCGCACTGCCTGATGGCGCTGCCCGGCGTGGCCCTGGAGGAGATTCGCCGGGTGGCCAGTCAGCAGCCCGCCCTGGACCAGTGCACCCAGCTGATTCGGCAGTACGGCTGGCAACCTGTGGCAGCCCACGACACTGCCGGCAGCGCCCGGAATCTGGCCAGCAGCGGCGAGCGCGACCTGGCCGCCATCGCCAGTGCGCGGGCGGCCGAGCTGTACGGCCTGAATATTCTGGCCCGCCAAATCGAGGACGAGCCCTTTAACTACACCCGTTTCATGGTGCTGTCGCGTCAGGAACCCGCGCCCAGCGACGCGCCCCACAAGACCAGCCTGGTCTTCGCTGTGCGCCACACGCCCGGCTTTCTGGTCGAGACCCTGAATGAACTGCGCGGCCTGAACCTGTCGCGCATCGAGAGCCGCCCGCGCCGCGACCGCGCCTGGAGCTACCTGATGTACGTGGATATTGAGGGCAGCGCCCACGACCCGCAGGTGGCGCAGGCGCTGGCCGGGGTGCTGCGTAAGGCCAGTTACGCCAAAATTATCGGCTCGTACCCGGCCGCACAGGGCACGGTGGAGTGAAAGACGCCTGGCCTGAAGGCGCGCCCAGCCTCCTGCTCGAAACAGCCCTGCCAGACACGGCGTTAGGCGCTGCCTTGTCAGACAGGCAGGCCACTGACGTTCAGCCCGCCTTGAACGACATGGCCCTGAAGGGTGGCAGGTAGAGGACCTGCTTCAGGTGACCTCCTGCTGGATGGTGGTTGGGCCAGCGGTAAGCAGGGCTTAGGCGAAGTTCAGACGGCGGTGCTCGGGATGCGTCTTGATTGGCCCCTGTCTGTCACCAGAGTGCCAGACGCGAGGCGACCTGGGACCCATCGCAGGCCCTTTGCTGAATTGAGGGCGAACAAGGCCTGCACGCTCAACTTAGGCCGCTTTTTGCCGCGCCCGTGGCACCATGAAGTGATGCCGCGCCTGTCTCGCCTTCTGCTCTCGCCCCCCGCCTGCCGCGACCCGGCAGCGCTGCGGAACGTGGCCGCCGGGCGCACTGTGCTGGTGACGGGTGCCTCGTCGGGGATTGGCGCAGCGGCGGCGCGGCAGCTGGGGCAAGCCGGCGCCACCACGCTGATGCTGGCCCGGCGCCCGGACAGGCTGGAGGCCGTGGCGGCGCAGATTCGGGCCGCTGGTGGACAGGCGCAGGTCTACCCCGCCGACCTGGGCGACCCCGCGCAAGTGGAAGCCGTGGCCCGCGCCATCCTGGCCGACCACCCCCAGCTAGACGCAGTGGTCAGCAACGCGGGGCGCTCGGTACGGCGGCGGGCCCAGGACGGCGCGCCAAAAGCAGACCTGCCCCGGCTGTTGGGGGTCAATTTCAGCGGCCCAGCGGCGCTGCTGCTGGCGCTGCGCCCGGCGCTGGCCAGGGGCAGCGTGCTCATCAATGTCTCCAGCGTGTCGGCGCGGCATATAGGGGCGCCGCGCTGGGGGGCATATCAGGGGAGCAAGGCGGGCTTTGACCTGTGGCTTCAGGCCGCCGCTGCCGAGTGGCCGGGCGTGCATGTGGCCAGCGTCTACCTCCCTCTTGTGCGCACCCCCATGAGCGCCCCGACGCGCCTGTACCGCTGCCTGCCGGCCCTGAGCGACGACGAGGCGGCCCAGGCCGTGCTCTTTCCCCTGGTGCGCCCGGTGGTGCGGGTGGCCCCGTGGTGGCTGCGCGGCGCCGAACTGGCCAGCCTGCTGGCACCAGCTGCATTGGGACGCGGTTTGCGCGCCCTAGAACGGCTCGAACGCCGCTGGGAGACCCGGCCGTGAGGGCCGCGTGGGCCGCCCTGAAAGCAACCGGCGTGCTGGCGCCGGCCCCGTTGCCAGCCGCCGCCGGATTGCTGTGGCAGGTCGCGCGGCACGGCCCCACCCTGTACGCTCTGGTCGCCTGGCATGCCCAGCGGACCCCAGCGCGAATGGCCCTCTCCGGCGGCCATGAGAGCATGACCTTTGCCGAGTTACAGGCCCGCGCAGACCATGTGGCAGCCTGCCTGCGCCCATACACGCCGCCTGGGACCGTGGTGGCACTGCCAGCGGGGGACGGCTTGCCTTTCGTGGCCGCGCTGATGGCGGGCCTGCGCCTGGGGCTGCGGGTGGTGCTGCTGCCGCCTGGACAGGATGAGAGCGCCACCGCATGCCTGCTGGCCCGACTAAACGTACAGGCCCTCCTCACCGATGATCCGGGCCTGGCTGGTCTGGGCGTGCCGTGTCTGTCCCTGCACCGGAGCCCCGCTCAAAGGTTCGGGCCAGGCTGGCCCCGCGCTGGGCGCCTGGTCCTGCTCACTTCAGGCACCACTGGCGAGCCGCGTCCGGTTACCCGCCGCGTGAAACCACTGGCGGCCGGGCGTCTGATGCTGGCCCTGCTGGCGGCGCTGCGGCCCCACCAGGACGCGCCAGTTCTGCTGCCGCTGCCTCTATGGCACGGGCATGGGCTGGCCACCCTGGCCCTGTGCCTGGCGCTGGGCACGCGGCTGCACCTGTGCCGGGGCACACCCGCCGCCGAGTTGTGGGCGGTCATGACGCGCCAGGGCACACAGATACTGGTGCTCGTGCCCACCCTGCTGCGCCGCCTGATGGACGCGCCAGGGTCGGC
Above is a genomic segment from Deinococcus betulae containing:
- a CDS encoding glycerol-3-phosphate acyltransferase — protein: MVFLSALLLLVAFLVGSVPVGSAVLSRAGVNVRVTNAHNLGVDNVLHRVGVRLSALGALLDAGKGFLAVLMASSLGTPEVSVLAALAAYLGHLNPPRLLYGPNPPRGRGNMLLLGVLAALAVTGAVPLWAATLPVMVYAGVAGFWGYVSAATLAGLLTFTLAAATLNLDPAAKLGALALLVAATWRFKENLGRLLDGTEPRLGDPVPLAGRRSDEVVAAFMIHPMTLENFWSARRFAWLRPLVERGVISEKGVRQLAESLRPMKVGELHGIRTVDGKSIRCYLLSSPLLPDVFRDQPELATRRAIEGARLAQELGAEVFGLGAFWSVVGNKGVDVQAAVPDITITNGGAYTSGTIKAAIPGILEHFAAQGRDLKQATAGVVGANGVVAFGIARTIAPQVGKLIMIGRDPERLERSAATLRRAAKTTEIVTTTSYDTLKEADLIFTATSDPNPVIFPPHVKPGAWIFDEGRPADAHESVQAVPGVRVIPGGVVRPPGGMTSNIDLQFGEGQVPACLAETLIIAATGEHWRKSLGPQTLSENINFFVEQADKLGFQVVE
- a CDS encoding phospholipase D-like domain-containing protein — encoded protein: MSLAVLWVVAGAGAAPLPLWLGPARPPVAINWPADACAEPTDPLERAVWAVVRAQGGSDVSCGNAFIGYLRTPQSLDTPQDAFAGLAEQIEAARSEVLLTNMQWDSGPGTPGWTVAQAVARLYAWVRANPAAYPHGMTVRLLLGNYPQLSRPDGTDQILALMQDLRTAGVPLSDPQIGWALTLLRFASFPHSHVKLQVIDGQDLTVAGFNLTNWHLPVGAPGGWGLHDLGLHLRGPVAQAGVAAFDDLQRHSLALVCPDNVTPAEVRRRCTLGPAPAPSHPAPATEPTRTGDARAFVLYRRPGGENLADEAHLALLGAAQTSLDLMQSDFGTDLACWYAYLHPEGCVTEALPVYFWAVLNALDRGVQVRLLVVDYGVGAAANRSGVALLRREMARRSVPADRLQARYSTFPMHTKAMTVDGSMTLVGSMNFHFSAWGTLGLAEAALATSDPAAVAGQQASFEQAWLTGSRPIPPERWQAPGTTF
- the ispH gene encoding 4-hydroxy-3-methylbut-2-enyl diphosphate reductase, producing MVERLHLAKPRGFCAGVVMAIQAVEKAAQTEARPVTVYHSIVHNHTVVERLQAGYNVHFVEDLDGVDALPQGGETVVFSAHGISPAVRERARALGLATIDATCPLVTKVHTEAKKYAREGYTILLIGDSAQHQEVIGTRGEAPEHTILVGVLGKRGEGLHDPHTVEVPDPERLVVLTQTTLSVDDTRRTVDVLRGRFPALVVPPSEDLCYATKNRQDAVKAIAPQVDMFLVLTSTHSSNGMRLLELAAETCGRAERLETAADLAGLDFAGVRSVGITSAASTPDDLVQAVVAHFRALNPALEVIEEGEWENIEFREPKKMLPTQPLPRTMQ
- a CDS encoding DUF1294 domain-containing protein, with the protein product MQDALGFAFRLFVVWQVVWGLVAFVAMWRDKRLAQERRTRIPEAQLHRLEAWGGWLGSGLAQVTLRHKTRKKVYQRVFRRSASLWLIAWLVLGILQVL
- a CDS encoding [LysW]-aminoadipate kinase, whose protein sequence is MIVVKVGGSAGIDYDAVCADLAGRWRAGERLILVHGGSGETNRVAEALGHPPRFVISPSGYTSRFTDRQTLEIFEMVYCGKMNKGIVERLQRLGVNAVGLSGLDGRIFEGRHKDSVRAVENGKVKVLRGDHTGTVERVNTGLLDLLLGAGYLPVLTPPASSYDGVAINVDGDRAAAALAVALKADALLLLSNVPGLLRAYPDESSLIRQIPANDVEQYLDFAQDRMKKKVLGAAEAVQGGVRRVIFGDARAGQPITAALNGAGTVVS
- a CDS encoding S1C family serine protease codes for the protein MNRTLSLLALTGSLTVGALVGYDIRDRALNQGAPAVTSAQAPAPTATSGEMVTALATTPAAETRARTESEANTVQVVKARQDGLVYISVTESDTGSAQAQLRERLQQQLPFDFGLPDDDEGGQAQTGTGSGFFVTSSGDIITNNHVVEGASEITVRLHGSTKTYPAKVVARAPDFDLALIRAEGLPQGAAKAIPLGDSEGLDVGLKAIAMGAPFGLDFSVSEGIISSLERTVRVGTKGVEQSVIQTDAAINPGNSGGPLLNSAGQVIGVNTQILTGGIGQSAGVGFAIPVNTVKKLLPQLQAGKGGHDAVIQTPSLGIQFAPVASLTDEQREQAKLPEQGALVAQVYPGSPAAAAGLRGSTVTTGPNGQRTAANDGDVIVAVDGQPLTDAGDLPRTVINKQIGDTVTLTVQRAGQTREVKVKLAAFDLAAAQNRQP
- a CDS encoding S1 RNA-binding domain-containing protein, which codes for MVQLDSGAVAEGRVTRVTDFGAFIQFENGETGLVHISQIAHSFVRNIHDHVREGENVEVKVLGRDERGRLDLSIKELLEEPEEVPRPRAIGRQSPQFEAKLRSFMRDAKERTTGGGGKKPATKRKK
- a CDS encoding septum site-determining protein MinC, whose translation is MKLRGTLGGLNLLLEPGDTGPAVTEALGVRADLLASHVTVEIQGDADPDALDAALQAIRAAGGTPGRVRAPRVSVPAPAQSDAPATPGPARTQIVPHTLRAGFRETYPGSVIVLGDVNPGAEILAGGDVIVVGALRGLAHAGTGGNGDAIVWARPIASAQIRIGDAVARAPEGSSLSNMRHRDDQPLAEIARLQDGVIQIDVQK